The genomic window AAAGTAGTGCACGAGCATCATGGGTGTGGCGAGATCGTAATCGAGCACCATCCTCCCGCGCGCATCGACCAGCGGTTCGCCAGTCGCCGCGTCTATCTTAGGCGGGATGATGCCGCGCCCAACCTTATTGGTCGAGGCTGCATTGGTGGCGGCTTCATCGTCGCCTTCCCGATCCCGCGTCGAATCGGCTGAGGCCGTGGATGATGACGCAGTTGGAGTTGCGGCGTCGTCCGGGTTCACAGCCACCGCGCCCGTACCGACCACGAGCGCGAGCATGCCGGGCAGAATCACCAGAAACGGAAACAGCATCTTCGGGAATGCTGCGATAATCGGCGTGCGTTGCGCGTCCGCCAGCGATTTGGCCGCCATTGCCCGCTGCACCACCAGAAAGTCCGTGCACCAGTAGCCGAAGGACAGCACGAAACCCAGCCCCATCATCAGGCCGAACACTTCCACGCCGATGGGATTCTGCGAAGGATCACCCATGAACGCCCACGATTGCGTATAAGCCGTCGCCGGATAGCCGCCCGCGGTCGACACGGTAGTCAGTTTCGCTACCAGCCCGTCCCAGCCGCCGGCATCGCGCAACCCCAGAAACACCAGCGGGACGAAGCCGCACACAATGAGAAAAAATTGCAACACTTCGTTGTAAATTGCGCTGGTCAGGCCGCCCAAGAAAATGTAGGCGAGCACGATGGTGGCGGCGATGATCATGCTGGTGTCGAAATCCCAGCCGAGCAATAAATTAAACAGCTTGCCCATCGCGTACATCGACACGCCGGATGAGAAGATCGTCATCGCCGCGAACGAGACCGCGTTTAAGCCGCGCGTCTTCTCGTCGAAGCGCAGCCTTAAGTATTCGGGCACCGAGCGAGCGCGCGAGCCGTAGTAAAAGCGCATCATGAACAGCCCGACGAACACCATCGCCGGGATTGCGCCGATCCAGTAGAAATGGCTGGTGGCAATGCCGTATTTCGCGCCCGACGCGCCCATCCCGATAACTTCCTGCGCGCCGAGATTGGCGGAGATGAAGGCGAGGCCCGTAATCCAGGCGGGCATCGAGCGCCCGGAGAGAAAAAAGTCGGTACTCGTCCGCATGAAACGTCTCAGGGCGAAGCCGATGCCGAGCACGAAAACGAAATAGATGAGCATGACCGCGTAATCGATCCAGGCCAGATCAACCGCTCGCGTCATTTTTTATCCTCCCTCGTGTGCGCCGCGCTTGTTTGTTCGCGCGTTGTTATCGCAAGGCGCTGACAAAGAATTCGTCCGACCGCGCCGCTGACCATCCTGGAGATATTTTGTGTCCGTATATGTCGCGGGGATAGCACCGCGCGATCCGAACCGCTCCGCGTACAGGATCATTAAACGGCCGGCACGCCATGTTTGCGGGATACTATCAGTCAGCCAAGAAACTGCCGATGCTGTAGCTTGAGCTTGATTCGAAACGTGGCGCGCTTATCGCGAGTCAGCCTCCCCCCTCGGGATGATGGTGCAAAAAATGCGGCGTGTCGAGATTAAGCGTATAAAAAAAAGGCCTCAAATTCCGGCGTCCTCCAAGCTGATCGCCGACGGGCTTGCGAAACATGTGTCACGGAGTCTCTGCGTAAGTCACACTTTGTCATCTCGACCCTTCGGCCCTGCTCAGAGCTTGCCCTGAGCTGTCGAAGGGGCAGGTCCCGGGGAGACCCTATCACTCTGCACCATTTTTTTTAATTCCCCGCGGTCATCGCTTCGCACATCGCCTCTACATGGCGATGATCCGTGCCGCAGCAGCCGCCGACGACGGTGAGGTTTGGAAGCCATACTTGCAACCCCCGGTATTCGCGACCCAGTTGAGCCGGATCGCCGTCATCGAGATCAGTGGACTCGTCCAGTTCGGCGTGGCTGCGCTTCGAGGCGTTGGCGCGCAGACCGCGTATGCGTTCGCGCCACGCTTCCGCATCGCGCAGCACGTGCTCGAAATGCGAAGGATGCGCGCAGTTGATCATGTAGTACGCCGCGTATGCACCGGTCTCGGCTTCCGTGCGCTCGATGGCCCGCGCCAGGGTATCGCCTGACGGCAGACGACCATCGGTCTCCAGGGTGAACGAGAGCGTCATCGGCATGCCGTGAACCTTCGCGGCACGCACGATGCCCACACCTTCCTCGACGTAGTTGATCGTGAACGCCGCGACCATATCGGCCTCCGTCTGCGCGAACGTCTCGATTTGCGGTGCATGATAATCGCAAGCCTGTTCGACGCTCATGCGATTGTCTGGCGCATAGCCATCGCCGCGCGGGCCCAGGTTGCCGCTGATGACCATAGGCGAATTCGCCGTCTCGTAGCGCCGCCGAATTTCGAGCATAAGATCGATAGCCTTGCGATTGATTTCAGCAAGCGCGGGCGCCTCATAACCGAGTTTTTCCGCCCAGTCGGGGTTTGCA from Gammaproteobacteria bacterium includes these protein-coding regions:
- a CDS encoding homocysteine S-methyltransferase family protein, yielding MSKYRDRLPQLNGRLCVTDSGLETQLIFHDGLELPYFAAFELLKNDEGTDRLRRYYARYADIARAHGLGLVLEAPTWRANPDWAEKLGYEAPALAEINRKAIDLMLEIRRRYETANSPMVISGNLGPRGDGYAPDNRMSVEQACDYHAPQIETFAQTEADMVAAFTINYVEEGVGIVRAAKVHGMPMTLSFTLETDGRLPSGDTLARAIERTEAETGAYAAYYMINCAHPSHFEHVLRDAEAWRERIRGLRANASKRSHAELDESTDLDDGDPAQLGREYRGLQVWLPNLTVVGGCCGTDHRHVEAMCEAMTAGN